One window of Gloeothece citriformis PCC 7424 genomic DNA carries:
- a CDS encoding ribonuclease R family protein has translation MEFSIATLLSYFSNDKLVAAKVLEKKLGCEDELSIQKLQIVLDALERIGVLVKERGKYRRVQEDNVVEAKLRCSSKGFCFAIQDLEDADDIYVRESHLSNAWNGDRVLVKIIKEGTRRRSPEGEVKLILERANPSLLAQVKRNNGDYRAVPLDDRLLFELDLQSNEQQLEKAIDHLVHVSVLRYPIGEHPPLGEVTRVLGSDAEAAADTDIVSCKHDLLHAFAASVLKAAEKLPKSFSKSELKNRQDLRKLLTFTVEDGIERDHPTFIEQAFSLEKPQPGYWQLGIHITDVAYYVDPDTPLDRGAKKRGTSIFLREKTLPMFPEAITDRCSLIPGEDRLTLSIIITLDERGNIVEFEIQPSVIEVGHHFTYSQIQGILGKSYEVEESLDPVVERLNDLFFTLCPLIKAQRLQRGSFDIQLEKHSPFKDEGRGGAVLVSSVLPVQSLLSELAIIAGKIVAEHLRALGLPAIYCMQPDPDWEELEDLLKLANNLGLDVGLTSEDEVTPHDYQNLTQAFNRSSCLKVLSYMLYSTLKQVKYTTHPSPHFGLAYSECYTHCISPGQRYVDLLIQRVLKTIFSDGRDRATKNTKIGVNLSSSSCHGQIKWNVLPPQLKESFEEDFHLIVSHLNDRDKVAEDAEKDLEGLKKAEKMKERTGQIFRGLITGVQSYGFFVEIEDLLVEGLVHVSSLKDDWYEYRARHSCLVGRKNRIAYRLGDEVEVEVKNVDYYRQQIDLVTVGGGSALRSEDLEDD, from the coding sequence ATGGAATTTTCAATCGCTACACTCTTGTCATATTTCAGTAATGACAAATTAGTCGCTGCTAAAGTTCTAGAAAAAAAACTCGGATGTGAAGACGAACTAAGCATCCAAAAACTACAAATTGTCTTAGACGCTTTAGAACGAATCGGCGTATTAGTTAAAGAAAGAGGAAAGTATCGACGAGTTCAAGAAGACAACGTCGTCGAAGCTAAATTACGTTGCTCTAGCAAAGGGTTCTGTTTTGCCATTCAAGATCTCGAAGATGCGGATGATATTTACGTTCGGGAAAGTCATCTCAGTAATGCTTGGAATGGCGATCGGGTTCTGGTGAAAATTATCAAAGAAGGGACTCGGCGACGGTCTCCGGAAGGAGAAGTTAAACTGATCTTAGAACGGGCGAACCCTTCTCTATTGGCACAAGTTAAGCGCAATAATGGAGATTATCGAGCCGTTCCTTTAGATGATCGTCTTTTATTTGAATTAGATCTCCAATCTAATGAACAACAGCTAGAAAAAGCGATCGATCATCTGGTTCACGTCTCCGTCTTGCGCTATCCCATCGGCGAACATCCCCCCCTAGGCGAAGTGACTCGGGTTCTGGGAAGTGACGCAGAAGCGGCGGCGGATACGGATATTGTTTCCTGTAAGCACGATCTCCTTCACGCTTTCGCTGCCTCAGTCCTAAAAGCTGCCGAAAAACTGCCTAAAAGTTTCAGTAAATCAGAACTCAAAAATCGTCAAGATTTAAGGAAATTACTCACCTTTACCGTTGAGGATGGGATAGAAAGAGATCATCCTACCTTTATCGAACAGGCGTTTAGTCTCGAAAAACCCCAACCGGGTTATTGGCAGTTAGGAATTCATATCACTGATGTCGCTTATTATGTTGACCCGGATACGCCTTTAGATAGAGGGGCAAAAAAACGAGGAACAAGCATTTTTTTACGAGAAAAAACCCTGCCAATGTTTCCCGAAGCGATCACCGATCGCTGTTCTTTAATCCCCGGAGAAGATCGTTTAACCTTATCAATTATCATTACCCTTGATGAAAGAGGAAATATTGTAGAATTTGAAATTCAACCCAGTGTTATTGAGGTCGGTCATCATTTTACCTATTCTCAAATTCAAGGAATTTTAGGAAAATCCTATGAGGTAGAAGAAAGTTTAGATCCAGTCGTTGAAAGACTCAATGATCTCTTTTTTACCCTCTGTCCCTTAATTAAAGCTCAACGCTTACAACGGGGGAGTTTTGATATCCAATTAGAAAAACATAGCCCCTTTAAAGATGAAGGACGAGGGGGAGCAGTCTTAGTCTCCTCTGTTTTACCGGTACAATCTTTATTAAGTGAATTAGCGATTATTGCCGGGAAAATTGTGGCAGAACATCTACGAGCGTTGGGACTTCCTGCTATTTATTGTATGCAGCCGGATCCAGATTGGGAAGAGTTAGAAGACTTACTAAAATTAGCCAATAATTTAGGGTTAGATGTGGGGTTAACCTCAGAAGATGAAGTCACGCCTCATGACTATCAAAACTTAACTCAAGCTTTTAATCGTTCTTCGTGCTTAAAAGTCTTAAGTTATATGCTCTATTCCACCCTAAAACAGGTGAAATATACTACCCATCCTTCCCCTCATTTTGGGTTAGCTTACTCGGAATGTTATACCCATTGTATTTCTCCTGGACAACGGTATGTAGACCTATTGATCCAGCGAGTGTTAAAGACTATTTTTAGTGATGGACGCGATCGGGCTACCAAAAACACCAAAATAGGGGTTAATTTGAGCAGTAGTAGTTGTCATGGTCAAATTAAATGGAATGTTTTACCCCCTCAACTCAAAGAGTCTTTTGAAGAAGACTTTCATCTGATCGTTTCTCATCTCAACGATCGGGATAAAGTGGCCGAAGACGCAGAAAAAGACCTAGAAGGGTTAAAAAAAGCCGAAAAAATGAAAGAACGAACCGGTCAAATTTTCCGAGGGTTAATTACGGGAGTTCAATCTTATGGGTTTTTTGTGGAAATAGAAGACTTATTAGTCGAAGGGTTAGTCCATGTCAGTTCCCTCAAAGACGACTGGTATGAATACCGGGCCCGCCATAGCTGTTTAGTCGGACGAAAAAATCGCATCGCTTATCGCCTAGGAGATGAGGTAGAAGTGGAGGTTAAGAATGTAGACTATTATCGTCAGCAAATTGATTTAGTGACCGTCGGGGGAGGAAGCGCTCTCAGAAGTGAAGACTTAGAGGATGACTAA
- the cbiT gene encoding precorrin-6Y C5,15-methyltransferase subunit CbiT — MLWPYNTPGIPDHLFERLPGIPLSKREVRILIISALRMKADSVIWDIGAGTGTIPVEIGLLCPNTKIIAVERDEEVSNLIRRNCDRFEVNNVEIYSGNAPECFKELSSTPDRVCLEGGRPIKEILKAIWHYLKPEGRIVATAGNLETLYLISEGLAELQCRNIEVVQASVNRLETRGIHQVFAAVDPIFILSGEKL, encoded by the coding sequence ATGCTGTGGCCTTATAATACCCCTGGTATTCCCGATCACCTTTTTGAACGCCTACCCGGAATCCCTCTGAGTAAACGAGAAGTCCGAATTTTAATCATTTCTGCACTACGAATGAAAGCAGATTCGGTTATTTGGGATATTGGTGCTGGAACGGGGACGATTCCCGTAGAAATTGGCTTACTTTGCCCGAATACTAAAATTATTGCCGTAGAACGGGATGAAGAAGTTTCTAATTTAATTCGCCGCAATTGCGATCGCTTTGAGGTCAACAATGTAGAAATTTATTCCGGCAATGCGCCAGAGTGTTTTAAGGAATTGTCATCAACTCCAGATAGAGTCTGTTTAGAAGGAGGACGACCGATTAAAGAAATATTAAAAGCGATTTGGCACTATCTTAAACCCGAAGGGCGAATAGTGGCAACAGCCGGCAATCTAGAAACTCTCTATTTAATCTCTGAGGGATTGGCCGAGTTACAATGTCGCAATATAGAGGTAGTTCAAGCGTCCGTGAATCGATTAGAAACTAGAGGCATTCATCAGGTTTTTGCCGCCGTTGATCCCATCTTTATTCTCAGTGGAGAAAAACTCTGA
- a CDS encoding DUF58 domain-containing protein: protein MKIATRWTDWLEIHSLNPAYSGWLLLSLALCFFGAATNTMSGWLYVLCGLIVALLGINGVMAKRSLTQLRVHRHPIEPVSAGDDLTIQLKIENPSNRASTLLQVKDFLPLVLGQPEQTAIEYIAPQSIHQWIYYIPTQVRGVYRWHDVILRSATPLGLCWTRRTQEVPISAIVYPQVLPLLQCPLIDTIGQDESVKLQSDRRYVTATEGVTRALRPYRHGDPMRLIHWRTSARLGEFKVRELEIITGGQDIVICLDSGSSWNKEDFESAVIAAASLYFYASRCQMNVKLWTARSGIIYGNRVVLETLATVESEEETINDSLPNLPLVWLTQNASTLEPLSINSRWVFFTPSEPEKLPPLLTRNFSGLIINREESLQQQLQQPLR from the coding sequence ATGAAAATTGCAACTCGATGGACTGATTGGTTAGAAATTCACTCGCTTAACCCCGCCTACAGTGGATGGTTATTACTCTCTCTTGCCCTTTGTTTTTTTGGTGCAGCCACCAATACAATGTCAGGATGGCTCTATGTTTTGTGTGGCTTAATTGTTGCTTTGTTGGGTATTAATGGGGTCATGGCTAAACGCTCCCTCACTCAGTTACGGGTTCATCGTCATCCTATCGAACCGGTGAGTGCCGGAGATGATCTCACCATTCAATTAAAGATTGAAAACCCAAGCAATAGAGCGAGTACCCTACTCCAAGTTAAAGATTTTTTGCCCCTAGTTTTAGGTCAACCTGAGCAAACCGCAATAGAATATATTGCTCCCCAGAGTATCCATCAATGGATCTATTATATACCAACCCAGGTCAGAGGGGTTTATCGATGGCATGACGTGATTTTGAGATCCGCAACTCCTTTAGGATTATGTTGGACTCGCCGCACTCAGGAAGTTCCTATCTCAGCGATCGTCTATCCTCAAGTGTTACCTTTACTTCAATGTCCTCTCATTGATACGATCGGCCAAGATGAAAGCGTTAAACTTCAAAGCGATCGCCGTTATGTCACCGCTACAGAGGGGGTTACTCGCGCTTTACGTCCTTATCGTCACGGCGATCCGATGCGTTTAATTCATTGGCGAACAAGCGCCCGGTTAGGGGAGTTTAAGGTACGAGAGTTAGAAATTATTACCGGCGGACAAGATATTGTTATTTGTTTAGATAGTGGTTCGAGTTGGAATAAAGAGGATTTTGAGTCGGCGGTTATTGCTGCTGCCTCTTTATATTTTTATGCCAGTCGGTGTCAGATGAATGTTAAATTGTGGACGGCGAGATCTGGGATAATTTATGGGAATCGAGTCGTTTTAGAAACTTTAGCAACGGTAGAATCTGAAGAAGAAACAATTAACGATTCTCTGCCGAATTTACCTTTAGTTTGGTTAACTCAAAATGCCTCAACTTTAGAACCCCTTTCAATTAATAGTCGTTGGGTGTTCTTTACTCCTTCTGAACCAGAAAAATTGCCACCTCTATTAACTCGAAATTTTTCAGGATTAATTATTAATCGAGAGGAGTCTTTACAACAACAATTACAACAACCTTTACGATAA
- a CDS encoding alpha/beta hydrolase: MSLEAISINPKNGSPPTHLLVVLHGWGADANDLIPIASMLNLPDYQCLFPNAPFPHPQVPGGRAWYALETSNYQGLSESRQLLSDWLLSLPESTNVPLEKTILCGFSQGGAMILDVGLGLPVAGLCSLSGYLHSRPPMGYAFPPVLMVHGIGDMVIPVQVAQQAKEELKALGIKVEYYEFDMGHEISNPVLGVVQKFIDAQRQPQ, translated from the coding sequence CTGTCTTTAGAAGCCATTTCAATTAACCCCAAAAACGGAAGTCCACCCACTCATTTATTAGTCGTTCTACACGGGTGGGGAGCAGATGCTAATGATTTAATTCCCATCGCATCAATGTTAAATCTTCCCGACTATCAATGTCTTTTTCCTAATGCTCCTTTTCCCCATCCTCAAGTTCCGGGGGGAAGGGCATGGTATGCTTTAGAAACTTCTAACTATCAAGGGTTATCCGAAAGCCGTCAACTGTTATCAGATTGGCTGTTATCCTTACCAGAGTCCACTAATGTTCCTTTAGAAAAAACTATTCTCTGTGGTTTTTCCCAAGGAGGAGCTATGATTTTAGATGTAGGACTCGGTTTACCTGTCGCTGGTTTGTGTAGCTTAAGTGGGTATCTCCATAGTCGGCCTCCAATGGGTTATGCTTTCCCCCCGGTTTTAATGGTACATGGCATCGGGGATATGGTTATTCCCGTACAAGTTGCCCAACAAGCAAAAGAAGAATTAAAAGCCTTGGGAATTAAGGTGGAGTATTATGAGTTTGATATGGGACACGAAATTTCTAACCCAGTTTTAGGAGTCGTGCAAAAATTTATTGATGCACAACGTCAACCCCAATAA
- the remA gene encoding extracellular matrix/biofilm regulator RemA, translated as MDIQLINIGFGNIVSANRVIAIVSPESAPIKRIISDARERGQLIDATYGRRTRAVIITDSSHVVLSAIQPETVAHRFVVNKEVQANSN; from the coding sequence ATGGATATCCAACTTATCAATATTGGTTTTGGTAACATTGTTTCAGCTAACCGAGTTATTGCCATTGTTAGCCCCGAATCTGCTCCTATTAAGCGGATTATCAGTGATGCTCGGGAACGAGGACAGTTAATCGATGCGACCTATGGTCGTCGGACAAGAGCAGTGATCATAACAGATTCAAGTCATGTTGTTCTGTCTGCGATTCAACCCGAGACAGTGGCTCATCGTTTTGTCGTCAATAAAGAAGTCCAAGCTAACAGTAATTGA
- a CDS encoding DUF2555 domain-containing protein has translation MTTLITNERDISALTADDVADLAIRLEQDDYTNPFEALKDWHLLRAIAFQRHELIEPYLYLLDIETYDEA, from the coding sequence ATGACAACACTAATTACTAATGAACGAGATATTTCTGCTCTTACAGCAGATGATGTCGCTGACTTGGCTATTCGCTTAGAACAAGACGATTATACCAATCCCTTTGAAGCTCTAAAGGATTGGCATCTATTACGAGCGATCGCCTTTCAGCGTCATGAGTTAATCGAACCTTATCTTTATCTACTTGACATTGAAACCTATGATGAAGCTTGA
- the clpP gene encoding ATP-dependent Clp endopeptidase proteolytic subunit ClpP — MIPTVIESSGRGERAFDIYSRLLRDRIVFLGQEVTNDLANTIVAQLLFLESEDPDKDIYLYINSPGGSVSAGLGIFDTMNQIRPDVCTICIGLAASMGAFLLCAGAKDKRMSLPNSRIMIHQPLGGAQGQATDIEIQAKEILYLKGLLNQHLASRTGQPLEKIAEDTERDFFMSAEEAQEYGLIDQVINRRPSASNPPPVAVG; from the coding sequence ATGATTCCTACCGTAATAGAAAGTTCTGGTCGTGGGGAACGCGCTTTTGATATCTATTCTCGATTGCTGCGCGATCGGATCGTTTTTCTCGGACAAGAAGTAACCAATGATTTAGCTAACACAATTGTCGCTCAGTTGCTGTTTTTAGAATCTGAAGACCCAGACAAAGACATTTATCTGTATATCAACTCTCCAGGAGGTTCTGTATCTGCTGGATTAGGGATCTTTGATACGATGAATCAGATTCGCCCGGATGTTTGTACCATCTGTATCGGTTTAGCTGCTAGTATGGGAGCTTTTCTGTTATGTGCGGGTGCAAAAGACAAGCGGATGAGTCTGCCCAACTCTCGCATCATGATTCACCAACCTTTAGGGGGGGCCCAAGGACAAGCAACCGATATTGAAATTCAGGCCAAAGAAATTCTCTACCTCAAAGGTCTTCTCAATCAACATCTGGCCAGTCGCACCGGACAACCCTTAGAAAAAATTGCCGAAGATACAGAAAGAGACTTTTTTATGTCTGCTGAAGAAGCACAAGAGTATGGCTTAATTGACCAAGTCATTAACCGTCGTCCTTCTGCTTCTAATCCTCCTCCTGTAGCAGTCGGTTAA
- the gmk gene encoding guanylate kinase: MRTLKNLGRLIVITGPSGVGKGTLVRLLLTRHPEWYLSVSATTRDPRRGEIDGKDYYFLTKTQFESMIEGGDFLEWAEYAGNYYGTPRTQVEEHLNQGHSVVLEIEVLGARQIKETFPDALRIFILPPSMTELENRLRKRAKDSQAVIELRLKRAEEEIATSQEFDWQIVNEHLETALEDIESIILSTVDYQNH; this comes from the coding sequence ATGAGAACCTTAAAAAATCTTGGTCGACTGATTGTGATCACCGGACCGAGTGGTGTAGGAAAAGGAACATTAGTGCGCTTACTCCTAACCCGTCATCCCGAATGGTATCTTTCTGTTTCTGCTACTACTCGGGACCCTCGTAGAGGGGAAATAGACGGCAAGGATTATTACTTTCTCACTAAGACCCAATTCGAGTCAATGATTGAAGGGGGTGACTTTTTAGAATGGGCAGAGTATGCCGGCAATTATTATGGCACTCCCCGGACACAAGTCGAAGAACACCTTAATCAAGGTCATTCAGTGGTGTTAGAAATTGAAGTCCTTGGGGCAAGACAAATTAAAGAAACGTTCCCCGATGCTTTAAGAATATTCATTCTACCTCCCTCAATGACTGAATTAGAAAATCGTCTCCGTAAACGCGCCAAAGATTCACAAGCGGTTATTGAACTTCGCTTAAAACGGGCGGAAGAAGAAATAGCCACCAGTCAAGAATTTGATTGGCAAATTGTCAATGAGCATTTAGAAACGGCTCTTGAGGATATTGAATCAATTATCCTTAGCACCGTAGATTATCAAAATCATTGA
- a CDS encoding Uma2 family endonuclease, translating into MNTITLHLNSVDLTDEQFYRLCQVNETWRLERNAKGELLIMPPIGGKSGKREASLITDVTNWNRQAQLGEVFSSSIIFRLPKGGDRSPDVAWVKQERWEALSQEEQEKFPPLCPDFVIDLRSRTDSLKSLQEKMQEYLESGLRLGWLINPQQQEVEIYRQNQEVEIVDLPTSLSGEDVLLGFVLELPLFE; encoded by the coding sequence ATGAATACAATTACTTTACATCTTAATTCAGTTGATTTAACCGATGAGCAATTTTATCGACTTTGCCAAGTAAACGAGACTTGGAGATTAGAACGTAATGCTAAAGGAGAATTATTAATTATGCCACCTATTGGGGGGAAAAGTGGTAAACGAGAAGCTAGTTTAATTACAGATGTTACTAATTGGAATCGTCAAGCGCAGTTAGGGGAAGTGTTTAGTTCTTCGATAATTTTTCGCTTACCCAAAGGGGGCGATCGCTCTCCGGATGTCGCTTGGGTTAAACAAGAAAGATGGGAAGCATTAAGTCAAGAAGAACAGGAAAAATTTCCTCCTTTATGTCCTGATTTTGTGATTGATTTACGTTCACGAACCGATTCTTTAAAGTCTCTACAGGAAAAAATGCAGGAATATTTAGAGAGTGGGTTGCGTTTAGGGTGGTTAATTAATCCCCAACAGCAAGAAGTCGAAATTTATCGGCAAAATCAAGAGGTTGAAATTGTTGATTTACCTACAAGTTTATCGGGTGAAGATGTGTTATTAGGATTTGTTTTAGAGTTACCCCTTTTTGAATAA
- a CDS encoding cobalamin-binding protein, with protein MTNLNSLRIVSLLPSATEIIACLGLREALVGRSHECDYPPTVEQLPICTEAKLNSNQPSLKIDADVRSLVESALSIYQLKTEVIESLQPSHIITQDQCDVCAVSFSEVKKAVAQEISTQPEIISLQPHRLGDIWADLERVATTLNIPSAPVINSLQERIGAIAEKTQGMSETQRPTIVALEWVEPLMGAGTWIPELIELAGGNARLSKVGSPSPYLKWEDLADIDPDMIIIMPCGFDLERTRCESQVLTQNPSWNNLQAVKNNQVFITDGNAYFNRPGPRLVDSLEILAEIFHPSLFNFGYQNQSWQKLS; from the coding sequence ATGACTAACCTTAATTCACTCAGAATTGTTTCCCTGCTTCCCAGTGCAACAGAAATTATTGCCTGTCTGGGTTTAAGGGAGGCTTTAGTGGGGCGCTCCCATGAGTGTGATTATCCCCCCACCGTAGAACAATTGCCCATTTGTACCGAAGCTAAACTCAATTCTAATCAGCCGAGTCTTAAAATTGATGCGGATGTTCGTTCCCTCGTCGAATCTGCCTTAAGTATCTATCAACTCAAAACCGAAGTCATAGAATCCTTACAACCGAGTCACATTATTACTCAAGATCAATGTGATGTCTGTGCCGTCAGTTTTTCAGAGGTCAAAAAAGCCGTTGCTCAAGAAATTTCCACTCAACCTGAAATTATTTCCCTACAACCTCACCGACTCGGTGACATTTGGGCCGATCTAGAGCGAGTCGCCACCACCTTAAACATTCCCTCCGCACCCGTCATTAATTCCTTACAGGAACGGATAGGGGCGATCGCCGAAAAAACTCAAGGAATGTCGGAGACTCAACGTCCGACGATAGTTGCATTGGAATGGGTTGAGCCTCTGATGGGGGCAGGAACATGGATTCCAGAATTGATAGAGCTTGCCGGGGGTAACGCCCGTCTGAGTAAGGTAGGAAGTCCTTCACCCTATTTAAAATGGGAAGACTTAGCGGACATTGATCCAGACATGATTATCATTATGCCTTGCGGATTTGATTTAGAGCGTACCCGTTGTGAATCTCAAGTTTTAACTCAAAATCCGAGTTGGAATAATTTACAAGCCGTAAAAAATAACCAGGTTTTTATCACCGATGGTAACGCCTACTTTAACCGTCCAGGGCCGAGGTTAGTCGATTCTCTAGAAATCTTAGCAGAAATTTTTCATCCCTCCCTTTTTAATTTTGGCTATCAAAACCAAAGTTGGCAAAAATTGAGCTAA
- a CDS encoding lysophospholipid acyltransferase family protein: MNHRPGWSLEQRDPQFINSLLPHWSWIYHYYFCVKTDGWEHIPKEKVLLVGSHNGGLAAPDMFMVLYDWVSRFGTDRLVYGLMHPKVWLVSPQVGRSMEKLGAIAAHPKMAMAAFKKGASVLVYPGGAQDVFRPHFQRNKIYFAERRGFIKLALRAEVPIIPVISHGAHDTLWVIGDCYQQVKQLHDWGMPWLLNIDPEVFPIYLGLPWGIGIGPLPNIPLPMPIYTRVCPPIIFEKYGQKISKDHEYVEACYHQVVTKMQQELDHLDEEIEKTKVG; the protein is encoded by the coding sequence ATGAATCATCGCCCAGGTTGGTCATTAGAACAAAGAGATCCCCAATTTATTAACTCTTTACTTCCCCATTGGAGTTGGATCTATCATTATTATTTTTGTGTTAAAACTGATGGTTGGGAGCATATCCCCAAGGAAAAAGTCCTGTTAGTCGGGTCTCATAATGGGGGATTAGCTGCTCCTGATATGTTTATGGTCTTGTATGATTGGGTTAGTCGCTTCGGAACTGATCGTTTAGTTTATGGTTTAATGCACCCAAAAGTCTGGTTAGTCAGTCCTCAAGTAGGGCGATCGATGGAAAAATTAGGGGCGATCGCTGCTCATCCGAAAATGGCGATGGCGGCTTTTAAAAAGGGAGCAAGTGTATTAGTTTATCCAGGAGGGGCGCAAGATGTTTTCCGTCCTCATTTTCAACGAAATAAAATTTATTTTGCCGAACGCAGAGGATTTATTAAACTTGCTTTGCGGGCAGAAGTTCCCATTATTCCGGTCATTTCTCACGGCGCTCATGATACTTTATGGGTCATAGGAGACTGTTATCAACAGGTTAAACAATTACATGATTGGGGAATGCCTTGGTTATTAAATATTGATCCAGAAGTTTTCCCGATCTATTTAGGTTTACCTTGGGGAATAGGGATAGGGCCGCTTCCCAATATTCCTTTACCCATGCCAATTTATACAAGAGTTTGTCCTCCTATTATCTTTGAAAAATATGGACAAAAAATCTCCAAAGATCATGAGTATGTAGAGGCTTGTTATCATCAGGTTGTTACTAAAATGCAACAGGAGTTAGATCATTTAGATGAGGAGATCGAAAAAACAAAAGTAGGATAA
- a CDS encoding DUF3153 domain-containing protein, which translates to MSKPKTMNGKTHQLQLRSFLPFVCLLMLLLTGCVRYDVGINFDSQHHGQIIQHITLGQQLTSLSQTEAQKWLNSIEQRAKQLQGKAKKISPQELIVSIPFSNGQDLADKFNQFFNPKPEKVTQKVSPENLDLVQLKSEMSVRQSNLLLLERNELTLSVDLRVLGVLSNQGNIIVSPGSLVDIDLALNTPWKTQLIDPENGLSPQIKNEGKQLVWHLIPGQINRIEAVFWVPSWLGIGTVGIILFIISGFYLKYRHFPGLEPSFKTAR; encoded by the coding sequence ATGAGTAAACCTAAGACAATGAATGGCAAAACCCATCAACTCCAACTCCGGTCTTTTTTGCCCTTTGTCTGTCTGCTAATGCTGTTGTTAACTGGGTGTGTACGCTATGATGTGGGCATTAATTTTGACAGTCAACATCATGGGCAAATTATTCAACATATCACCCTAGGACAACAGCTAACCAGCTTAAGTCAGACAGAAGCCCAAAAATGGTTAAATAGTATTGAACAACGAGCTAAACAACTCCAGGGAAAAGCGAAAAAAATTTCCCCTCAAGAACTTATTGTTAGTATTCCTTTTAGTAATGGACAAGATTTAGCCGATAAATTTAATCAATTTTTTAATCCTAAACCTGAAAAAGTAACTCAAAAAGTCTCCCCAGAAAATTTAGATTTAGTTCAGCTTAAATCGGAAATGTCGGTGCGACAAAGTAATTTACTTTTATTAGAAAGAAATGAGTTAACTTTGAGTGTGGATTTAAGAGTGCTAGGGGTATTATCTAATCAAGGGAATATTATTGTTAGTCCTGGGTCTCTGGTAGATATAGATTTAGCCTTAAATACTCCTTGGAAAACCCAACTGATAGACCCTGAAAACGGCTTAAGTCCACAAATTAAGAATGAAGGAAAACAGTTAGTTTGGCATCTTATTCCCGGACAAATTAATCGAATTGAAGCGGTTTTTTGGGTTCCGAGTTGGTTAGGAATAGGGACAGTTGGGATTATTCTCTTTATCATTAGCGGATTTTATTTAAAATATCGTCATTTTCCGGGGTTAGAACCCAGCTTTAAAACCGCTCGTTAA